Proteins encoded by one window of Sphingomonas ginkgonis:
- a CDS encoding PaaI family thioesterase translates to MNATPLEPAAAGEAAHFRALESLYRSAPVNQLFESRLRIESAGTSSIAFDVGPALFHAAGAAHGTVYFKMMDDAAFYAANSLVSDRFLLTTGFNLFFTKPLGEGPARAEGRWISGRRRVFVAEARIIDSSGEECARGTGTFMRSRIPLAGLDGYRA, encoded by the coding sequence ATGAACGCGACGCCGCTTGAGCCGGCGGCGGCGGGCGAAGCGGCGCACTTCCGCGCGCTCGAATCGCTCTACCGCTCCGCCCCGGTCAACCAGTTGTTCGAGTCCCGGCTGCGGATCGAGTCGGCGGGGACGTCGAGCATCGCCTTCGACGTCGGTCCGGCGCTGTTCCACGCTGCCGGCGCCGCGCACGGGACCGTCTATTTCAAGATGATGGACGACGCGGCCTTCTACGCCGCGAACAGCCTGGTCAGCGACCGCTTCCTCCTCACCACCGGGTTCAACCTCTTCTTCACCAAGCCGCTCGGCGAAGGGCCCGCCCGCGCCGAGGGGCGCTGGATCAGCGGCCGGCGCCGGGTCTTCGTCGCCGAGGCGCGGATCATCGATTCGAGCGGGGAAGAATGCGCGCGCGGCACCGGTACCTTCATGCGCAGCCGGATCCCGCTGGCCGGGCTGGACGGCTACCGGGCATGA
- a CDS encoding DUF1491 family protein translates to MSDDRLAAHLEVAGLLRRAEALGGTGTIVARGDRERGGLLIQVTERGTTTAVLERLLGADGRYRWQRSGPKDASESAVDGWMTSRRRNDPDLWLIELAIVPSARFIDETTGVP, encoded by the coding sequence ATGAGCGACGACCGGCTCGCCGCGCATCTCGAGGTCGCCGGGCTGCTCCGCCGCGCCGAGGCGCTGGGCGGCACCGGGACGATCGTCGCGCGCGGCGACCGCGAGCGCGGCGGGCTGCTGATCCAGGTCACCGAGCGCGGCACGACCACCGCGGTGCTCGAACGGCTGCTCGGCGCCGACGGCCGTTATCGCTGGCAGCGGAGCGGGCCGAAGGACGCGAGCGAATCGGCGGTGGACGGCTGGATGACGAGTCGCCGACGCAACGATCCCGATTTATGGCTGATTGAGCTAGCCATCGTGCCCTCGGCTCGATTCATCGATGAAACGACCGGCGTGCCTTGA